A region of the Candidatus Kryptobacter tengchongensis genome:
ACCACAAGATTCACATGTGTAAATCTTGTTATTCTGCCATATCTCAACAACTCTCTGAGCTGGCACCTTTGCTCCACAACCTCCACAATTTCCATTATTAACCGGAACAACCGCAAGCGTCCCAAGTGAATCCTTTACCCTTTGATACCTCTTTAAAAGAATCGCATCAACATCCTTTACAAACTTCTCTCTAATCTTACGAAGCTTCTGCTCTTCATCTTTTATCTCAGCATCAATCTCCTCAAGCTCTTTCTGCTTCTGCTCAAGCTCATCACGCAACTTCTTTAACTCTTTCTCATAATCCTTTATGGCGTCTTCAAGCTCACCCTGCTGTTTGATAAGTTGCGATCTTCTCTCTGTAAGTTCTTCAATTTTTTCGTTAGCATCGTCAATCTGCCTCTGAAGCGTATCATATTCCCGATTTGACCTAACCTGGGTTAACTGCTTTTTCCACCTTTTTACATTCTCCTTTAACATACTTATATCAGAATCAACACTATCAATTGCCTCAATTACATTTTTTAGTGAATCCTTTGAGCGCCGTAGTTCCTCCTCAACCCTTTCAATATCTTCATTCAATGATCCGATCTCTGCTGGCAAATCACCACGCCTTCCTGCAATCTCATCAAGCTTTAAATCAATTATCTGAAGTTTGTAAAGCGCAATGAGTTTTTTCTTCAATTCCACAGCCTCTTAGTTAATTTTTATTTATAATAAAAAAGTGCACCCTCACGAGTGCACTTTTTATAAAATTTCCAAATCCACCGCCTGATCGCCCAAGATAAACTTTCTTATTTTCCGCCTCAACCTCCAAATTAAAACTTTGTAAACATTATTTTTCCTTTGTTTTGTGTCTAAAAATATAACGATTAAAAATCAAAAAAACAAACTCTAAACAAAAACCCTCCTCACCTGGAGGAGGGTAATAAACCTACATTCACTTCGTTAGAAATTCGCTCAATAAACGTTCTAATTTAACATTTGTTCTGCCGTCTTTCAGCGAAATCTCTTGCAATGCCGGTGGATTTGAAAAATAATCAGGAATAACCTCACTTATTCTCTCCTCATAACTTGAAATATGTTCATTGATGTAAAATATACCTATCGGAATCTTATCACCCCATTCAAGAGATTTTTCAACAACTTGAATCCATTTAAAATTCAACTCATTCGGATCGTCGGGGTTATGTACATATGGATCATAACCTGTGTCTTCAAGCTTATAGATTCTCGGCATAGGCTTTCCAGTTATGCTATCAATTCTATCCTTTCCCGCATACCAATCCTTAGTATTAATGTCGTTATATGTTGGACACGGTTGCAGTACATCAACGAAAGCCAATCCTTTGTGAAGTATAGCTTTTTTAATTATTTCCTTAAGATGCTTAACCTCATAAGCATAACCTCTTGCGATGAAAGTATAACCCGAAACAAGCGCAAGGGCAATTGGATTTATAGCATCGTTGATATTTGGTTTTGGAAGCGATTTTGTTTTAACCCCAAGTTTTAAAGTTGGGGAAGCCTGTCCTTTTGTCAAACCATAAACAGCATTGTTATAAACGATATACGTCAAATTAACATTTCTTCTCCCGGTGCTCACAAAATGTCCAACGCCTATCCCAAGCCCATCTCCATCTCCACCTACAACGATGATATTCAAATCTGGGTTTGCGAGCTTCGCACCAATTGCAAATGGAACAGCTCTGCCATGAAGCGTATGAATTCCATAAACATTTATATAATGTGGTGTCTTACCAGAACAACCTATCCCAGAAAAAACAACCGCCTTATGCCTCGGGATATTAAGCTCAAATAAAGCCATCTGCACGGACTGAAGAATCCCAAAATCACCACAACCCGGACACCAGTCGTTGTGAACATCAGTTTTATATTCTTCCAGTGTTAATTTTTTGACTTCATCTATTTTAATCGCCATTGTTCAATACCTGTATTTTGTTTGCTTTATTTTCAAGGATTAACTTCAATGCTAAATAAACTTCGCTAAGAGACATCGGTCTCCCATTATACTTCAAAATGTAATAATCAATCTCCCTTAAAAGCTCACGCCTGACAAGTGAACCAAATTGAGCTGTCTTGTTATGTTCAACATCTATTAAAATTTTAGCATCGCCGACAAGCTTTTTAACTCTATCCTTAGGAAAAGGATGTAACAGCTTAACTTGAACAAATCCCAATTTATAACCTTCCTCAGCGAGCATTTCCATCGCATCAAGTATTACTCCCTTGGTTGAACCCCAACTTATCACAACATATTCAGCTTCTTCATCGCCATAAAAAATTGCTTTGTCCTCATCGTCAATCTCCATAAGAGCAATCTCAAGCTTTCTCATCCTCTTATCAACCATCATCGTTCTAATCTCGTGATCTTCTGTGATATGCCCAAGTTCATCGTGCTCATCGCCAGTGTTCCAAAAAATTGCGTTTTCAGTTCCAAGCTTAACCCTTGGAGAAATACCCGAGTTGGTAAATTTAAACCTTTTGTAAACACCATCAGTGAATGATTCAACGATCTCACCTCTATCTATTTTTACCTTTGAAAGGTCAAACTTCTTAACAGTTGAAATTGAATTAGCCATAGCTTTATCAATTAAATGAATAACGGGCGTCTGATATTTTTCTGCGAAATTAAAAACTTTAGCAACATCATAAAATATCTCCTCAATATCCCCAGATGCATAAACAATCTTTGGAAATTCGCCATGTCCCGCATGAATTGAGAAAAGCAAATCCTCCTGACTGTTTCTTGTTGGCAATCCAGTTGATGGACCACCCCTTTGGTATAGCGTAATGACAACTGGAACTTCATTCATACCAGCCCATCCCAAGCCCTCTGCCATAAGCGAAAACCCAGGACCTGATGTTGCTGTTGAAGCTCTTACCCCAGCAAGCCCCGCACCAATAGCCATCGTTATAGCTGCAATCTCATCTTCAGTTTGAACAACCACAATTGAACCTTTCCCAACTTCACCATCTTCACCTGCAATTTCAAAAATCGCATTATCTTCAAGGTAAACGCTTTCATCAGAAGCTGGAGTTATAGGATAATATGATTGAAATCTACATCCACCTGCAATTTTACCAAGCGCTGACGCCTGATAACCCTGGATTATCATCATCTCAACATCATCCCTTTGAACTGGCTCAAGTTTATAATTGGTTCTTTCAAAATTTTCAAGAACATAATCATAAACATACTTTGCACACTCAACATTTAAATCAGCAACTTTTTTCTTCGCCTTGAACACATACCTTATCGCCTTTTCAACAAACGCAAACTCATATTGAAGAAGAGCAAAAGAACTTGCCACAGCCATAACATTTATCATAACATCCATCCTTGCAATTCTGGGATCACCAACTTTTTCCGCAAGACCTTCAAGTAACTTAATATATGGAATCCCAAAGGTAAGAATTCCATTTTTTGAAGCATATTCAATAACATCCCCAACGCTGTATCCGACGCCATTTGAAGAAAGAAATGCTTTTATCCTTTTACTCGCTGGTTTATCAATCGTTGGAATTTTATCAATTGTGATGTTCTTTTGATTAATATCATAAACTATAACACCACCAGGAATAACCTTATGAATGTGTCTAAACAATGTTTCAGGATCAAATGTGACAAGGAAATCTATCT
Encoded here:
- a CDS encoding 2-oxoglutarate ferredoxin oxidoreductase subunit alpha yields the protein MKINQLSWLIGGPQGSGVDSGANIFSRACAYGGLYVFGKREYHSNIKGEHSNYVVRVDSKLIRSHLDEIDFLVTFDPETLFRHIHKVIPGGVIVYDINQKNITIDKIPTIDKPASKRIKAFLSSNGVGYSVGDVIEYASKNGILTFGIPYIKLLEGLAEKVGDPRIARMDVMINVMAVASSFALLQYEFAFVEKAIRYVFKAKKKVADLNVECAKYVYDYVLENFERTNYKLEPVQRDDVEMMIIQGYQASALGKIAGGCRFQSYYPITPASDESVYLEDNAIFEIAGEDGEVGKGSIVVVQTEDEIAAITMAIGAGLAGVRASTATSGPGFSLMAEGLGWAGMNEVPVVITLYQRGGPSTGLPTRNSQEDLLFSIHAGHGEFPKIVYASGDIEEIFYDVAKVFNFAEKYQTPVIHLIDKAMANSISTVKKFDLSKVKIDRGEIVESFTDGVYKRFKFTNSGISPRVKLGTENAIFWNTGDEHDELGHITEDHEIRTMMVDKRMRKLEIALMEIDDEDKAIFYGDEEAEYVVISWGSTKGVILDAMEMLAEEGYKLGFVQVKLLHPFPKDRVKKLVGDAKILIDVEHNKTAQFGSLVRRELLREIDYYILKYNGRPMSLSEVYLALKLILENKANKIQVLNNGD
- a CDS encoding 2-oxoglutarate ferredoxin oxidoreductase subunit beta, whose protein sequence is MAIKIDEVKKLTLEEYKTDVHNDWCPGCGDFGILQSVQMALFELNIPRHKAVVFSGIGCSGKTPHYINVYGIHTLHGRAVPFAIGAKLANPDLNIIVVGGDGDGLGIGVGHFVSTGRRNVNLTYIVYNNAVYGLTKGQASPTLKLGVKTKSLPKPNINDAINPIALALVSGYTFIARGYAYEVKHLKEIIKKAILHKGLAFVDVLQPCPTYNDINTKDWYAGKDRIDSITGKPMPRIYKLEDTGYDPYVHNPDDPNELNFKWIQVVEKSLEWGDKIPIGIFYINEHISSYEERISEVIPDYFSNPPALQEISLKDGRTNVKLERLLSEFLTK